From a region of the Hevea brasiliensis isolate MT/VB/25A 57/8 unplaced genomic scaffold, ASM3005281v1 Scaf5, whole genome shotgun sequence genome:
- the LOC110664570 gene encoding uncharacterized protein LOC110664570, producing the protein MDLEEWEILPHGGFLDYNEDGEKKNFAASKRSSNSKSVFDMNYFVCPSSPPRKTRMVPNQLVPVPFQLEPTRITTGKDQEDKSKAIDIRVMPSVIMPEVKGPDIASKEADQDPVSQVFFKKMKENEFVDMKMDSPKSPTSKSFVPPQIDAGKFNFEDKGETLETKISFPRIKNEKEIVEVEEVNWEENNGGLNLWKWSLNGIGAICSFGVAAATVCIIIFGSQQRNKQQQQQNQKLRFQIFSDDKRIKQVVHHATKFNEAITTVRGVPISRAHITYGGYYDGL; encoded by the exons ATGGATCTTGAAGAATGGGAAATTCTGCCGCATGGGGGATTTCTTGATTACAATGAAGATGGTGAAAAAAAGAATTTTGCAGCAAGCAAACGCAGTTCTAATTCAAAAAGTGTGTTCGATATGAACTACTTTGTGTGCCCATCTTCACCTCCAAGAAAAACAAGGATGGTGCCTAATCAACTTGTCCCAGTTCCATTTCAGTTGGAACCAACAAGAATCACCACTGGTAAGGATCAAGAGGATAAATCAAAGGCTATTGACATAAGGGTGATGCCTTCTGTGATCATGCCAGAAGTCAAAGGTCCTGACATAGCTTCAAAAGAAGCTGATCAAGATCCGGTTTCCCaagttttcttcaagaaaatgaaggaaaatgaatTTGTCGACATGAAAATGGACTCTCCCAAGTCCCCAACAAGCAAAAGTTTTGTGCCTCCTCAAATTGATGCTGGCAAGTTTAACTTTGAGGATAAAGGTGAGACCTTGGAGACCAAGATTAGTTTCCCAAGAATCAAGAATGAAAAAGAAATTGTGGAAGTGGAGGAGGTTAACTGGGAGGAGAATAATGGTGGCTTGAATTTATGGAAGTGGAGCTTGAATGGGATTGGAGCAATTTGCTCCTTTGGTGTTGCAGCTGCTACTGTTTGTATTATCATTTTTGGAAGCCAACAAAGAAACAAGCAGCAGCAGCAACAGAACCAAAAGCTGAGGTTCCAGATTTTCAGTGATGACAAG AGGATCAAGCAAGTGGTTCACCATGCAACAAAATTCAATGAAGCAATTACAACAGTAAGAGGAGTTCCCATTTCTAGAGCTCACATAACTTATGGAGGTTACTATGATGGTCTTTGA
- the LOC110664571 gene encoding 5'-adenylylsulfate reductase-like 5, whose translation MALLSVLWLYVAVLSSIPFLLASEFICPDESAFFLYDLQSTCPVSISPNPPLEVGENFLDRALTSKQRTSYTSVLFYASWCPFSQNMRPKFSMLGSMFPQIEHLAIEQSSALPSMFSRYGIHSLPSILLVNQTSKVQYHGPKNLQSLVQFYEITTGLKPVQYFAEDELRILDALEDSIMQPWDGSSMEEMMKRESYLVFAMLFVCIRVLLFISPKVLSHLKAFYGSYVPHFKLEIFGETSQLFGRILHMIDVRRIWTRLRLCKMRNLHEGTKNFRVWASSLASVSLGKSSSSARSQS comes from the exons ATGGCTCTGCTTTCTGTTCTCTGGCTCTATGTTGCGGTTTTGTCGTCGATTCCATTCCTGTTGGCGTCGGAATTTATTTGCCCTGATGAATCTGCTTTCTTTTTATATGATCTTCAGTCTACATGCCCTGTCTCTATCTCTCCAAATCCCCCTCTCGAG GTTGGCGAGAACTTCCTGGACAGAGCTTTGACTTCAAAACAGAGAACCTCATATACATCTGTCCTCTTCTATGCTTCCTGGTGCCCATTTTCTCAAAATATGCGTCCTAAATTTAGTATGCTAGGTTCAATGTTCCCTCAAATTGAGCATTTGGCTATTGAGCAATCTTCAGCCCTCCCGAG CATGTTTTCAAGATATGGAATTCATAGCTTGCCATCAATATTACTGGTCAACCAGACATCTAAGGTGCAATATCATGGGCCGAAGAATCTCCAATCGCTTGTTCAATTTTATGAGATAACAACgg GACTCAAACCAGTTCAGTATTTTGCTGAAGATGAGCTAAGAATTTTGGATGCTCTTGAAGACTCAATCATGCAACCATGGGATGGCTCTTCCATGGAGGAGATGATGAAAAGGGAAAGCTACTTAGTATTTGCTATGTTGTTCGTTTGTATACGAGTACTGCTATTTATATCTCCAAAGGTTTTATCTCATCTCAAGGCTTTCTATGGGTCATATGTTCCTCATTTCAAATTGGAAATATTTGGTGAGACGAGTCAATTGTTTGGCCGTATCCTGCATATGATTGATGTGAGGAGGATTTGGACCAGGCTAAGATTATGCAAGATGAGGAATCTCCATGAAGGCACCAAAAATTTCCGGGTTTGGGCTTCTTCCCTTGCTTCTGTTTCATTGGGTAAATCTTCATCATCAGCCAGGTCACAATCCTAA
- the LOC110664569 gene encoding arabinogalactan protein 13 — MEALKMRVFLAIVVVLMAVCTVQNVGAQEAPAPSPASDATVFVPTVFASLAALAFGLLF, encoded by the coding sequence aTGGAGGCATTGAAGATGAGAGTATTTTTGGCTATTGTGGTTGTTCTCATGGCTGTTTGTACTGTTCAGAATGTGGGAGCTCAGGAAGCCCCAGCTCCTAGCCCTGCCTCTGATGCTACCGTATTTGTACCTACTGTTTTCGCATCTCTTGCAGCTCTTGCTTTTGGGCTTCTCTTCTAA